In Chiroxiphia lanceolata isolate bChiLan1 chromosome 7, bChiLan1.pri, whole genome shotgun sequence, the DNA window TGCCTCCTCCTTCAAAGCAATCTAATCTCTGTGCTTTATCTTCAAGAAAATATCAGTTGTACACAGTATTAAACACAATACTTACTGTCAGGGAGGCACTCCCAACAGGAAAGAAGAAGCAAGCACATAATTATCTCTagtcttctccaggcttccTAGCTCAGCTTCCAAAAAGAAGACTTACTGGGCAGGCTGATCTTCACTCAGAGTGTTTTTGGTGccattctcttttccttttctccctaGCACCGATCTGATTTGTATCAAGATGCCCAATCCAAAGTAATGCAAAGGAGGCATCAGTCCATGCagtgtctctgagcagttctaAGTCTCTCATACCCTCACTCTTTGGTGGCATCAACAGAAGAGCTTCTGACATCCAGGCACCAGGCTTCCATCTTCATACTGCAAACAAAATGTTCATTGTTGTAAGACAGagcatttgattttttaagATCCCTGAACATTCACTGCCCAAAATATGTACCTGGAAATCTGATCCCATATTCAAACTAGACTGTTACTACAGTAAATGTGTGCATGGGTTCAAAAGCCTGTGAGGGACTGCCCTGCCAGGTTATAAAGTCTCTGTAGCAAAAGGGAGTTCATAAACAAGAGACAACCCCCCAAATCTTTTAGTTCTACTTTTCTAAGTGAAAATACCACTGATATGAGCTTAACGTTCTTTTACACTCTGACAAAGTGCACAAGTTGTTCTGCACTAAGGGAGGAAAAATTATGAATATTAAAGGTCAAACTCTTCTCATCTACTGCAACACAGGACCTGGAAAAAGGCTCCTGTATTCATCAGAGTTACTTCAGATTTACAGTGAAGAACACAGAGTGGACTcggaaaagtatttttaaatcctcTCCTCATCATCAGATGAAAGACTGATGGGAGTATTTTACAGACAAGCTGCTTGGCTCAGCACTTTCAGAAGCTTTAAGGAATGCAATCAGATTGTAAAAACTTATGAGAGACTCATGATAGTCCTCAGCTATATTGACAACAGCCTTAAGATCGTCCATGTGAAAGTGACAAAATTCTGgtttaaattagaaaatcaAGAATTTTATGCGTGTGACCTACGCAGAAGTTTTGTGCAAAGGAGTTCTCAGATTGCTTTAATAGTGTATCAGAACTAAATGCCAAAAAAATTGATTGTACTTCAAGCTCCTAAAAGTGCTCAGACTTCTTGTTTTACTTGCAGTGAAAGGACTTTTAAAGTAGAATGCTTATAGGGTTTGCAAGGTTTCTTGTGCAATTGAAAATCTACATACTTAACctaagaaaacaaaccacagctTTACCCAGATTCCAGTACGCAGATACAAATCCCTGGCTGTGTAAATTAACCTAACTCCCTCCAAATCCTAATGTCTCAGACAAATTAGCAGAAGGATTACCATAAATTAAACCCAACTAATTTCAACAGTTCAAGTTTTCTTAGACCAGTATGAGTTagcaaattattaaaatataggTTCAGCTGAGAAATTAACAGAGATTGATGTTACATCTCAGAATCTACTCACGTGGATTCTGATGTAACAACATCTGGATACAAAACAACCCAGGATCAGAACCGAAAATGTTCCAAAACAGGCAAAAACCTACACAAATTCAAATAACCTTTAACTGTGCTCTCCCCTTCCAGAGACCTCATCCACCTGTGTTATATCCCTGGCTCCGTTGTTTCTCGGAGTGTCTCTGAGCAGCCAGCACAGTTCCGGCTTGCTCTCTTGTGGCCAGTGTTAGAGCTACAATTGTCCTGGTACTGCCCCGTTCCAGGGACCTCTGGGAGTGGTTCCTCTAAAGCTCGGCAGGTTTCCTCAGATTACAGTCACTTACAGCCGAGCCCATGACTCAGATCTGAACACACAACCAGGTTGTTGCTGTTTAACATGTCACCGAGCGTGAGCTGAGGTACAGAACCGCAGCAAAGAATGGGAACGTGGCACTGCTAAGCCTCAAAGGCAACATCGGTCCTACCCTGGAGCTCTCACATCTGTGAAGTCATCTGACACAAATGGATGGACCCCATCCTGAAAAGAGATCTTCAAGACTCGTGGTGTTTTCAGAAGGATGGCCTCacattttcagtgtgtttttaaCAGCTGCCTTTCAGAGCTTGAGCTTGGTCATTTGAGGATACCATTTTGGCCACGTGTTTGCTAACAGGTGACAGCACCTTCAAATACTTTCTGGCATTGGTGACTGTTTTGTAACTGTTTACACTGGTCGTTGGGTAATTTGTgctattttatatatttttaaagatgccAGATGCAGAAAAGGTGAGGCctttaaaagactgaaatattccTTGATCCTTTATTAACATTGCATCAGGCATCATTAATCtcaaaaaaagcagttttatggcagtaaaaagaaaaacagttcagAACACCAGAGCTGGCACAAGAGCACAAACACAAGCAGATTGACCAGAGATGTATCCAGTGTGACTGTAATTTCAGGAGTGATCTTGCTGCAGGAAtccattcattttaaaaaggactTATCAAAAGCCCATTCCATATCAGTAGAAGAATCACGAATTTGTGGTTAAGACCAGAAGCTGAAAACATTCCACATTTGCTATCATGCCTCAAGACCATTATCAGCACTCTTCTGAAGAAACCAATAAAACTGAGTGATGGATTTTTGATTAATAAACATTAACTGCATTTATTACTGAACATAAGAAGGATAATCATTACAGACATTATACTTTGACTACTGGGTTACTTGATCATCAACCTTTGTAACATAtcaacaataaataaaacactcaGGCAGCAGAGGGTTGGGAGTTACTCAGATTAAACAAGTTACTCAACAGAACAAGAGTGACAAACTACAAAGCACACTGAACAATATCACCAGAACTGTTTTGTGTGACCCAGATATGTGTATTTCCTCTAGAATTTGAAGGACAAGCCTCAGAACCACTCCAGCCCCGGGGCAACAATTTTCCAGCAGCTTCAgttcttctgctttttgggaGTGCCAGAATCACACAAGCACTGgtgcactgcagagaaaaaaggatCAGCTCCCTGACCTGTCCCACCACACAGTCTCACACACAGCCATGGTCATGCAAGGCTGGAGGCACAAGTGTGTGGTTGCAGGTGGAGGGAAGAGCAAGACTGACCTCCTCTGAAGATGTAAcctcagtttctctttctgttaAAGGCAAATAAGCAAACAGCATAGCACTTGCAAGTTACTGTATTGTCAAATATTCTTATAGCCAAATTGTCTTTTTTCATGCTTCTACTAGGAGCCAAAATCTTTATTCTCCCTAAGCCGCTGTCAAAAATTTCAATCAACATCACAGACATTCCAACCAAGCTCGTGGATACCACCAAAACAAGCTTTGCCACAAGCTCTAAGAATTAtcaaaatatataatatgtatgCTTATGCGAGCCACAAAGCAGCAAAAGTCAACACTCCTACATCACTTATGAAagtagcaaatattttcaaataattgaTTAAGATTTGAACTATATTTGCACTGCAGTTTTGGCGCAAGGACTTGGGATAGATATCTCTGAGCTATCGGTAGCAGTCTGTAAGTTTGGAATTACTATTGAGTGTTTAGAATAATTATACaacaatgtttaaaaagaagggataaaaatgagacaaaaacCCCAACTGGAATGTTCCTGCATTAGCTACCTTGACAAAGTCTTACCCAAAACTCCCCACTGATATCCCCTGGTGCTCATTAACAAATCTATAATCTATTTTGTGTGCAAATCAGCAGACTTCTGATTTCCTGAGATATGCATTCATTCACCAGTTGACTTAGTGATTAGAACATGTAATTCTTTTCATAAGTAAGCCAATTTCTTAACTTAATTTTTTACTCCTCATTGGTGCGATGGGAAGATCGCACCTTCTGGTCACAGTAATTGGCTTCTGATACCATTTCTCAACCTAAATTTATTTAGGATAGTGAATCATGATAATATTATTTGTCCTGCTATTGTTGCCCTGTCACTTAAACTTGTCCCATGATGTTTTTATAAAGACAGGAAGAGAGATGCATCACTGTGATATATCTACAATAGAGTGGAAGAGACAGAGAATGTTAAGGCCATCCAAGGTGAACGGCCTGAAACACCCACCTTATACAATAATAAAATCATGTgtctggtttgggttggaagggagcttaaagatcatctcgttccaacctccttgccatgggcagggacacctcccactagatcaggttgctcagaatttcatccagtctggccttgaacactgccagggatggggcatccacagcttctctgggcaacctgtgccagtgtctcaccaccctcaaagggaagatttcctcctaatatccaCTTTAAatctgccctctgtcagtttgaagccattccccttgtcctgtcactacccGCCCATGTAAAAAGTCCCCCTCCGTCTTCCTTGTAAGAACATATAATAACGATGAACATAATGAAACGTATGATGCTAATATGTGTAAATAATATATCATTCATATCTCCCCTGGAATACCTTTAAGCAAACCGCCTAAAGGTGTTCGAGAGGCGGGATCAGCCCGGGGTCACACCACACCGAGCCGTTCCTTTCCTTTTCCGGGTGTTCCCTCGCACTCCACAAGGGACACAGTTTCCAAGCCTCATTCCACACGTCTTTCCCACATTCAGCCTGTCCCGATGCCCTCACGGACAACGGTGTGACACGACTCCCGTGGATTTCTGTCCCGACCGGGGAGACCCCcaggtggtgggggggggggggggcgaaCACTCGACACCCCTCAGGGATCCCGCCAGCGGCGCGCGCCGCCGCGCGTGCTCGGGCACGCCTGCTGATTGGTGTTCTGCGCGGCCCCGCCTGCGCGCACGCGCTGTGTCGGGAccggccgcggccgccgggGCTCGGAGCGCGTGGGGCTGTCGCCGCTGTCGCCGCTGTCGGGTGTGAGCGCCCCGTGCCCGCCGGGGGGATGTCGGGCCGCCCGCCGCGGCAGGAGGACGGGGAGAGCGCGGCGCTGCGCCACAGGGAGGAGCTGAGCCGGCAGGTGAGCCCTGTCctgcgggggccgggccggtcGCCCCGGGTGCGAGCAGcctgagggggaggagggcgGGGGCCGCCGGGGGCCGGGCATCCtgtgcctggggctgtgctgtcGGGCCTCGGGAGCGCCCCGCGTGTAGCCAGCCCGTGTCGCCTCGCTGGAAGCTTCTCGGGTTGTCACGTTGGGTCCTACTGCTCCGAGCGGAGATTGAAGTGTCAGGTGAGGCGCAGTGAGGGTTttctcatagaatcacagaatctcgTGAGTTCGAGGGgccccacaaggatcatcagagtccaactcctggccctgcacaggaccatccccaagagtcacaccatgtgcccgagagtatcatccaaacactccttgaatTCTGTCAagcttggggctgtgcccactgccctggggagactgttcagtgcccaaccaccctctgggggaagaatctctttctaatatccatctaaacctcccctgacacaacttcaggccattccctcgggtcctgtcgctggtcaccacagagttcagtgcctgcccctcctcttcccctcacgaggaagttgtagctGCAGTGGGGTCTCCCCTgtgtctcctccaggctgaacagaccaagtgccctcagctgcttctcatatgACTTCCCCATATGGCTTCTCTGTAGTACCAACTTCATCCTTGTCTGCCCGAAAAGTCCCAAGAGATTCCAGCCACAGAGCTTGGTGCTCCTGTGAATTCACTCCCTCTTCCCTGGTGCCCACTATGGAATCTATCAAGCCCCATGGAACTGCTTTCCCTCAAAAGAAAGCTCAttgcaaccttccagtatctgaaggggcctacagggaagccagagaggggctctccatcaggaactgtagtgataggacaagaagTAATGGGTACAATTGGAAAGAGGGAAGCTCTAggttagatattaagaagaaattccttactgtgagggtggtgagacactggcacaggctgcccacagAGGCTGTGGTTGCCACAACCCTGGTAGTGTTCAAAACCAAGTtggatagggctctgagcaacctggctTAGtggggggtgtccctgcccatagcaggtTTTTAAtatccattccaaccccttaacattctatgattctgtgaaaaaacaaCTTCTGTATGGCCATAATGTATAGAGCCAGTGGTGTTTTTGATTGCCTGGGAAGCTACAAAGCTGGGACATaacagagctgcaggttgaTGGTTTAGTCCTTAGCTAAGGATGGCAGTGCTGTTTTGCCTGTTGATGTAGCTGCTGGAGAAGTTGTACTTTCAGTGTGCCATATTCAGTTTGGCTAACGTCCCTCTGCAGTAGCTTCCCACTGTGCCACCAATTCCAGgagacacaaaggaaaaaaccctcaaaccatATTGTTTGCTTCTATCAAAAAACGTTGTGTCCTCTGACCAGattttattccagtttttgGCTTTTATGACAGTCCTTCTTATTGCTTTTTACCATTCAGAGCTGTCgtaaaagaaaatgggaaaaccTGCCACATCTGTCAGTGCAGCATTGAGTGGAAAATCCCACTAAGGAAGTTAATGCAAAAATCCAGAGTAAGAGAAAGGCTCCCATTGCTCTTAATACAGTTTTAGTGTATTTGGATTTTCATTAATTGCATTTTGAATCTGGAGCATACCTGTGATTATAAAGTGTATTCTTGATATTATgctaaatttgttttctgaagttatttgaTGTTGTATTAGTTGTGTACATGTTTTCTCctgggggagaaaaatgtgCTCTCTGATAATAAATAGCTAGAGGTACTCTGGCTTCCCAGTAACGATTTGCTTTTGGGGGGAGGAGAAATACCAGTGCATGCAAGATAACCTGTTTCTAGAGCAGTTACTttaagtatttcatttttatatttactttgtCTTCAGTGGTTCATTTGGAGAACAGCAGCATGTAGCTGTCTTAAAATATCGGTAAGAATGTTCACCACTAGGATTATAACacagtggtttatttttaataattaaagtGCATCTTTCATCTTTCAGATTAAAGAGCAGAAGGTTGTAGTAGATGAGCTTTCTAATTTGAAGAAGAACAGGGTAAGTATTTACAAATTtgcttttcactgttttgttttagagGAGAAATAAGCATAGAGACAAGaggggaaacaaaaccagagcatgctgtctttaatttgttttaatgcagATTTTAATACACATGTGGTCTGCTGTCCTCACAATAACTTGTCCTGCCAATGATTTGGTTCTGTACCCTTGTGCAGTATCTGAGTTATTTCAGTGAGATGTTTGAGTCCATCAGAAGACTTTGTGAGGTATTCTTACTTTTTCTGTGCACGTGTTTAaattagaaaagagaaatgcagaagtCATGAGTTGATCATTAAATGTTTCTGAATATTGGTGTTGTTAGGGCACAACTTGTACTTCTGGCATTAAAGTGAAGGCTTATCTTGGTAGACCCACACCAGCTTCTGCTGCAGTGTGGTTCACAGTCTGTTGCTGTGACTTAATAcgtggttttgttttgcagaaacaAACCACTTAAAGcgtggtttttgttttgcagagagTTTATAAGCAGCAACCCAACAGCAACATATTCTTCCTTGTGGACCGAACAGAAACGCTGTCTCAATGTAAAAGTAAGTTTGCAGTGGAAAAGTAAATCAAATGAttgaatatttaaaagctgtatattaaaatgaaaaactgacaGCTGTATGTCAAATACGAAACAAACTTCAGACACCTGCTTGTTTTTCTGGACTGGataaatgtgaaaatgttttcacttgATATGGATGTGATGAAAGAGCAAGTGCTGAAGATAAAGATGGAGAACATCTGCTCCACAGAGGAGTCATTATTATCAGTGCCCTTTGGGCAGCTGTACAGCACTGtgtcccttaaaaaaaatttaaaattgcacaggatgaggagaaagaaaataacaagtTTAAACCGGAGGTTAAGTTAGAAATCTTTAGTTGAAAGAATGGGTCTGTGGGATTATGAAGATAGGAGAATGGATAATAGAGGTGATGGTGGAAGAAACATTAGAAATTTACAAACTTAGAAgtatagattttattttctgtattgaaCAATTgctactttcattttctttcctttgatttGGGTTAATAGTGTTGACATTTTATTCAACAATCCCCTTTTCTTACTACAAATATATAAGTCATACTGATAGGATAGGCAATACTTGGCCTGTGGTAATGTGGTTTTCTTTGGGAGACAAAATTTATCAACTTTGTGCAATTAAGAGGAATAAGCTACAGTGAGCTATAGTAATGATGGAATACAAACACAGCACTTTGGTTAATTAGAATTTCATTGAACAAGTGGCTACTTATTTCTTAGATAGAAACTTTTCTGTTTATGAAACTGATTATTTGTATAATACTCTCTTACACAGATACATTAGATGAATTAAAGAAGGCACAGCAGGAGatggaaaattcagaaaaagctaaaatgaagaaatagtTCATGTGAATTCCGAGTCGCAATGTGTGGTATTTGTTGTGTTGTTACTTTGTGTAGCCAACGTGCTATCCCTGATTTCCTTAGCGAAGACACACTCCACTGTCTGAGAAGAAGAGGACCAGACAGTAGCCAACAGTTGATAAAAACCGTGTCAGATCTCTCTTACAAATGTCTGTTTTCTGGCCATGTACTTCACTTGAGGGGACTGGTGACTCCTCAGCCTCTAGAAGATGCCAAtaacaatgtttttctttggaatGGAGAAGTTTTCAATGGAGTGCATGTGGGAGATCTAGACAATGACACTCAAGTAATGTTCCATCATCTCGCGTTATGCAGGAGTGAAGAGGACATTTTGTCACTCTTTTCATCACTCCAGGGTCCCTGGTCTTTTATTTATTACCAGGCATCTAGACACAGTTTGTGGTTTGGTAGAGATTATTTTGGTCGTCGTAGTTTGCTTTGGCAGTTCAGTCCTGAGGCTGACAGTGCTTTCTGTCTCACATCTGTAAGTGGTTATTCTGAACTAGGCAACCAATGGCAAGAAGTCCCAGCATCTGGAATTTTCAAAATTGATCTCAAAGCTTGTGCAACAACTAAATCTTTGTCTTTAACATTGTTTCCATGGAAGTACTGGtacacagagaaagcagcagaagaaacgTTCATTAATGTTCTTGACCAAGTGTCAAAAGATTTGCCAAGCCACATACATCTTGTGGTGAATGAATCAAAGCTATGTCTCAGAGCACCAGTTATCCCCTTAAATACAGCAATTTCTGAAGCTTCAGGTGAATGTCCAGGCACGAACAGTAGCAACATCATCCATGTGGTTTCTGTAGAAACCCTCCAAGGATTTCTCACAGAGGAACACAAGAAAAAATTGGTGTGTCAGTTTATTGATGTTTTAAATGAAGCAGTCAAGAGACGAGTTTTATGTCTCTTTAGAGATCCAGATCAGGAAACCAGAGAATTTCCAAGCATGTCTCATAAGAAAGCACATGTTGCAGTGCTCTTTTCTGGTGGCGTTGATTCTATGGTTATTGCAGCCCTTGCTGATAAACATGTGCCTTTGGAGGAGCCAATTGATCTTCTCAACGTAGCTTTCATGATGAAAGAACAAGCTAAGCACAAGGGTGCCACTAAAAGACATCCCAGCCATGAAGTACAGCTTGATTTGCTTTGTCCTCAAGAAACCTGCCAAGATCTTCATGCTAAAAGTGGTGCTCATTTATCTTGCTTTGATGTTCCTGACAGAATCACTGGTAGGGCAGGACTGAAGGAATTAGAAGCCATTAACCCTTCAAGAACCTGGAACTTTGTGGAAATTAATGTTACACTAGAGGAAttgaaaaagatgagaaaacagCGCATTAATCACTTAATCTATCCGCTGGACACAGTCTTGGATGACAGCATTGGCTGTGCAATTTGGTTTGCTTCCAGAGGGGAGGGTTTTATTAGTAGCCAAGGAGAACTGAAACCATATAAAAGCCCTGCAAAggtactgatttttttgtttgtttattttctgccttatGTTTGTAAAACATAAGTTATGACTTATGAATGTAAAAACAGTTCTGTTGATTCTTAGAAATCAGGTGGTATCTTTGCTATTCATAAGGTTTCTGAAATTCAGTGACAGATTGTAGAATAGTTCTGTAATTATAATCTTTTTGTAATTCTAGAGTTAAAAGCTGCATTCAGTTCTTTTGTCATGTAATGTGTATGGCTTTCCAGTGAACTTGGATAAGCAACAACatgactaggaaaaaaataataaccatCATCTataattttcagcatttcagttccAATAGTGGGTAACAGCTATTCAGTCCA includes these proteins:
- the ASDURF gene encoding ASNSD1 upstream open reading frame protein, translating into MSGRPPRQEDGESAALRHREELSRQIKEQKVVVDELSNLKKNRRVYKQQPNSNIFFLVDRTETLSQCKNTLDELKKAQQEMENSEKAKMKK
- the ASNSD1 gene encoding asparagine synthetase domain-containing protein 1, with amino-acid sequence MCGICCVVTLCSQRAIPDFLSEDTLHCLRRRGPDSSQQLIKTVSDLSYKCLFSGHVLHLRGLVTPQPLEDANNNVFLWNGEVFNGVHVGDLDNDTQVMFHHLALCRSEEDILSLFSSLQGPWSFIYYQASRHSLWFGRDYFGRRSLLWQFSPEADSAFCLTSVSGYSELGNQWQEVPASGIFKIDLKACATTKSLSLTLFPWKYWYTEKAAEETFINVLDQVSKDLPSHIHLVVNESKLCLRAPVIPLNTAISEASGECPGTNSSNIIHVVSVETLQGFLTEEHKKKLVCQFIDVLNEAVKRRVLCLFRDPDQETREFPSMSHKKAHVAVLFSGGVDSMVIAALADKHVPLEEPIDLLNVAFMMKEQAKHKGATKRHPSHEVQLDLLCPQETCQDLHAKSGAHLSCFDVPDRITGRAGLKELEAINPSRTWNFVEINVTLEELKKMRKQRINHLIYPLDTVLDDSIGCAIWFASRGEGFISSQGELKPYKSPAKIVLTGIGADEQLAGYSRHRVCFQKYGLEGLNKELEMELGRIASRNLGRDDRIIGDHGKEARFPFLDEDVVSFLNSLPVSEKADLTLPRGVGEKLLLRLAAQELGLTASTVLPKRAVQFGSRIAKLESHREKASDTCSRLKLFSVGEL